The following are encoded together in the Monodelphis domestica isolate mMonDom1 chromosome 5, mMonDom1.pri, whole genome shotgun sequence genome:
- the STAT2 gene encoding signal transducer and activator of transcription 2 isoform X2, with protein sequence MASWELLQRLDRPFQERLHDLYSASLLPMDVRKHLASWIEDQNWHQAATGPDTSHACLLFHHLLDELRSQSSCCGQDSDLLLQHNLRKFCRDIQALYQDNPIQLAGLIYNLLLEERNILQQAQRSQPDQADPGSEVPMETRQQQEIESRIQELKDMMKKLVRDIYHLSDLQDVFSFRYKTQNPTAKTSAMNASQTRQQQLLQETLNELDRKRKEVLDNSRAILGQCATLTELLLQELKEWKGQQQRACIGAPVDQGLDQLESWFTAGAKILFQLKQQLKELEDLSHLVTYENDPLKNNLPLKGVTELLQHLLHSAFIVESQPQMLLPIKRPLIIKTGNKFSVQTRLLVRLQDGNESLTVRVSIDKNAPQVKGFRAFNIFEQKTLTPEKGRSQGLVWDFRCLSLKEQKANGSGKGCSEALLVVTEELHIINFTVEYSYQGLKLELKTNSLPVVIISNMNQLSSAWASVLWFNLLSSDPENQQFFSNPPKAPWAQLGPALSWQFSSCTGRGLDQEQLHMLKKKLFGKEPKEPLLLSWPAFSKQESPPGKQPFWTWLDKIRDLVHSHLADIWRDGHIKGFVTRNQAERLLKKKLPGTFLLRFSETSLEGGITCSWVEHQDDDRILVQSLEPCTKEMLQVLPMADVIHRYQLVAEENVPENPLCFLYPGIPRDEAFGRYYREKDDLMNQKKYLKRELIMVSTRQVDEAPSPQPLEQLDVLSWDVEPQPEWEQESELPLDLQSLGADLLTLNMNDIASALNGDCDGLTCEALLLRGDPVLPALPLGEEAPSSSGSPFLTDVAAMLDVPKY encoded by the exons ATGGCCAGCTGGGAGCTTCTGCAGCGGCTGGATCGGCCCTTCCAGGAGCGGCTGCATGACCTTTACTCGGCCAGTCTCTTGCCGATGGACGTCCGGAAACACCTGGCGTCTTGGATTGAAGACCAGAACTG GCACCAGGCGGCCACGGGCCCCGACACGTCTCACGCCTGTTTGCTCTTCCACCATCTCCTGGACGAGCTGCGCTCCCAGTCCAGCTGCTGCGGCCAGGATTCTGACCTCCTTCTACAGCACAACCTCAGAAAGTTCTGCCGGGACATTCAG GCTTTGTACCAGGACAATCCCATCCAGCTGGCTGGGCTGATTTATAATCTGCTGCTGGAGGAAAGAAATATCCTTCAACAGGCGCAGAGGAGCCAGCCG GACCAGGCCGACCCTGGCTCTGAGGTGCCCATGGAGACGAGGCAGCAGCAGGAGATCGAGTCTCGCATCCAGGAGCTGAAGGACATGATGAAG AAGCTGGTGAGGGACATTTACCATCTGAGTGACCTGCAGGATGTCTTCTCGTTTCGGTACAAGACGCAGAACCCCACAG CAAAGACATCTGCCATGAACGCCAGCCAGACCCGGCAGCAGCAACTCCTTCAGGAGACACTCAATGAGCTGGACCGAAAGAGGAAG GAGGTGTTGGATAACTCCAGAGCGATCCTGGGTCAGTGCGCCACTCTGACTGAGCTCCTGCTGCAGGAGCTAAAGGAGTGGAAAGGCCAGCAGCAAAGGGCCTGCATTGGGGCCCCCGTGGACCAAGGGCTGGATCAGTTGGAGAGCTG GTTCACAGCTGGGGCCAAGATTCTATTTCAGCTAAAGCAGCAGTTGAAGGAACTTGAAGATCTAAGCCATCTAGTCACCTATGAGAATGACCCCCTGAAAAACAATCTGCCTTTAAAGGGGGTCACGGAATTGTTGCAGCATCTGCTCCACAG TGCCTTTATAGTGGAGTctcagcctcagatgcttctgcCTATCAAACGACCGCTCATCATCAAGACTGGGAATAAGTTTTCTGTTCAAACACG GCTCTTGGTGAGGCTGCAGGACGGGAATGAGTCTCTGACTGTTCGTGTCTCCATTGACAA GAATGCTCCCCAAGTGAAAGG CTTCCGGGCGTTCAATATCTTTGAGCAGAAAACGTTGACCCCGGAGAAGGGAAGGAGCCAAGGCCTGGTCTGGGACTTCCGCTGCTTG AGCCTGAAGGAGCAGAAAGCAAACGGCTCTGGCAAGGGCTGCAGCGAG GCACTGTTGGTGGTGACGGAGGAACTTCACATCATTAACTTCACTGTGGAGTACTCCTACCAGGGGCTGAAACTAGAGCTGAAG ACCAACAGTCTTCCTGTGGTGATCATCTCCAACATGAACCAGCTCTCCAGTGCCTGGGCCTCTGTTCTCTGGTTCAATCTGCTCAGCTCCGACCCCGAG AACCAGCAGTTCTTTTCCAATCCCCCCAAGGCCCCGTGGGCGCAGTTGGGCCCGGCTCTCAGCTGGCAGTTCTCTTCCTGTACTGGCCGAGGTCTTGACCAAGAGCAGCTCCACATGTTGAAGAAAAAGCTTTTTG GGAAGGAGCCCAAGGAGCCCCTGCTGCTGTCCTGGCCTGCCTTCTCCAAG CAAGAGAGTCCCCCCGGGAAGCAGCCCTTCTGGACCTGGCTGGACAAGATCCGGGACTTGGTGCACAGCCACCTGGCCGACATCTGGAGAGACGG CCACATTAAGGGCTTCGTGACCCGGAATCAAGCAGAGCGACTCCTGAAGAAGAAGCTGCCCGGAACCTTCTTGCTGCGGTTCAGTGAGACCTCGCTCGAGGGGGGCATCACGTGCTCGTGGGTAGAACATCAGGATGATG aCCGGATACTTGTCCAGTCCCTGGAGCCGTGCACCAAGGAAATGCTGCAGGTCCTCCCCATGGCAGACGTCATCCACAGATACCAGTTGGTGGCCGAGGAGAACGTGCCCGAGAACCCGCTGTGCTTCCTGTACCCCGGCATACCCCGGGATGAAGCTTTTGGCCGCTATTACCGGGAGAAAG ACGATCTCATGAACCAGAAGAAGTACCTAAAACGCGAGCTCATCATGGTGTCCACCAG GCAGGTGGACGAGGCACCGTCACCGCAGCCGCTGGAGCAGCTGGATGTGCTGTCCTGGGACGTGGAGCCCCAGCCCGAGTGGGAGCAGGAGTCGGAGCTGCCGCTGGACCTGCAGAGCCTGGGGGCCGACCTGCTGACTCTCAACATGAACGACATCGCCAGCG CTCTGAACGGTGACTGTGACGGGCTGACCTGCGAGGCTCTGCTGCTGAGAGGCGACCCCGTGCTGCCTGCGCTGCCCCTCGGAGAGGAGGCTCCTTCCTCCTCGGGGAGCCCCTTCCTCACCGACGTCGCCGCCATGCTCGACGTCCCCAAATACTAG
- the STAT2 gene encoding signal transducer and activator of transcription 2 isoform X1: protein MASWELLQRLDRPFQERLHDLYSASLLPMDVRKHLASWIEDQNWHQAATGPDTSHACLLFHHLLDELRSQSSCCGQDSDLLLQHNLRKFCRDIQALYQDNPIQLAGLIYNLLLEERNILQQAQRSQPDQADPGSEVPMETRQQQEIESRIQELKDMMKKLVRDIYHLSDLQDVFSFRYKTQNPTAKTSAMNASQTRQQQLLQETLNELDRKRKEVLDNSRAILGQCATLTELLLQELKEWKGQQQRACIGAPVDQGLDQLESWFTAGAKILFQLKQQLKELEDLSHLVTYENDPLKNNLPLKGVTELLQHLLHSAFIVESQPQMLLPIKRPLIIKTGNKFSVQTRLLVRLQDGNESLTVRVSIDKNAPQVKGFRAFNIFEQKTLTPEKGRSQGLVWDFRCLSLKEQKANGSGKGCSEALLVVTEELHIINFTVEYSYQGLKLELKTNSLPVVIISNMNQLSSAWASVLWFNLLSSDPENQQFFSNPPKAPWAQLGPALSWQFSSCTGRGLDQEQLHMLKKKLFGKEPKEPLLLSWPAFSKQESPPGKQPFWTWLDKIRDLVHSHLADIWRDGHIKGFVTRNQAERLLKKKLPGTFLLRFSETSLEGGITCSWVEHQDDDRILVQSLEPCTKEMLQVLPMADVIHRYQLVAEENVPENPLCFLYPGIPRDEAFGRYYREKDDLMNQKKYLKRELIMVSTSCAPSVSPRGHATHSPCALPRDPSPSLCPTPRQVDEAPSPQPLEQLDVLSWDVEPQPEWEQESELPLDLQSLGADLLTLNMNDIASALNGDCDGLTCEALLLRGDPVLPALPLGEEAPSSSGSPFLTDVAAMLDVPKY, encoded by the exons ATGGCCAGCTGGGAGCTTCTGCAGCGGCTGGATCGGCCCTTCCAGGAGCGGCTGCATGACCTTTACTCGGCCAGTCTCTTGCCGATGGACGTCCGGAAACACCTGGCGTCTTGGATTGAAGACCAGAACTG GCACCAGGCGGCCACGGGCCCCGACACGTCTCACGCCTGTTTGCTCTTCCACCATCTCCTGGACGAGCTGCGCTCCCAGTCCAGCTGCTGCGGCCAGGATTCTGACCTCCTTCTACAGCACAACCTCAGAAAGTTCTGCCGGGACATTCAG GCTTTGTACCAGGACAATCCCATCCAGCTGGCTGGGCTGATTTATAATCTGCTGCTGGAGGAAAGAAATATCCTTCAACAGGCGCAGAGGAGCCAGCCG GACCAGGCCGACCCTGGCTCTGAGGTGCCCATGGAGACGAGGCAGCAGCAGGAGATCGAGTCTCGCATCCAGGAGCTGAAGGACATGATGAAG AAGCTGGTGAGGGACATTTACCATCTGAGTGACCTGCAGGATGTCTTCTCGTTTCGGTACAAGACGCAGAACCCCACAG CAAAGACATCTGCCATGAACGCCAGCCAGACCCGGCAGCAGCAACTCCTTCAGGAGACACTCAATGAGCTGGACCGAAAGAGGAAG GAGGTGTTGGATAACTCCAGAGCGATCCTGGGTCAGTGCGCCACTCTGACTGAGCTCCTGCTGCAGGAGCTAAAGGAGTGGAAAGGCCAGCAGCAAAGGGCCTGCATTGGGGCCCCCGTGGACCAAGGGCTGGATCAGTTGGAGAGCTG GTTCACAGCTGGGGCCAAGATTCTATTTCAGCTAAAGCAGCAGTTGAAGGAACTTGAAGATCTAAGCCATCTAGTCACCTATGAGAATGACCCCCTGAAAAACAATCTGCCTTTAAAGGGGGTCACGGAATTGTTGCAGCATCTGCTCCACAG TGCCTTTATAGTGGAGTctcagcctcagatgcttctgcCTATCAAACGACCGCTCATCATCAAGACTGGGAATAAGTTTTCTGTTCAAACACG GCTCTTGGTGAGGCTGCAGGACGGGAATGAGTCTCTGACTGTTCGTGTCTCCATTGACAA GAATGCTCCCCAAGTGAAAGG CTTCCGGGCGTTCAATATCTTTGAGCAGAAAACGTTGACCCCGGAGAAGGGAAGGAGCCAAGGCCTGGTCTGGGACTTCCGCTGCTTG AGCCTGAAGGAGCAGAAAGCAAACGGCTCTGGCAAGGGCTGCAGCGAG GCACTGTTGGTGGTGACGGAGGAACTTCACATCATTAACTTCACTGTGGAGTACTCCTACCAGGGGCTGAAACTAGAGCTGAAG ACCAACAGTCTTCCTGTGGTGATCATCTCCAACATGAACCAGCTCTCCAGTGCCTGGGCCTCTGTTCTCTGGTTCAATCTGCTCAGCTCCGACCCCGAG AACCAGCAGTTCTTTTCCAATCCCCCCAAGGCCCCGTGGGCGCAGTTGGGCCCGGCTCTCAGCTGGCAGTTCTCTTCCTGTACTGGCCGAGGTCTTGACCAAGAGCAGCTCCACATGTTGAAGAAAAAGCTTTTTG GGAAGGAGCCCAAGGAGCCCCTGCTGCTGTCCTGGCCTGCCTTCTCCAAG CAAGAGAGTCCCCCCGGGAAGCAGCCCTTCTGGACCTGGCTGGACAAGATCCGGGACTTGGTGCACAGCCACCTGGCCGACATCTGGAGAGACGG CCACATTAAGGGCTTCGTGACCCGGAATCAAGCAGAGCGACTCCTGAAGAAGAAGCTGCCCGGAACCTTCTTGCTGCGGTTCAGTGAGACCTCGCTCGAGGGGGGCATCACGTGCTCGTGGGTAGAACATCAGGATGATG aCCGGATACTTGTCCAGTCCCTGGAGCCGTGCACCAAGGAAATGCTGCAGGTCCTCCCCATGGCAGACGTCATCCACAGATACCAGTTGGTGGCCGAGGAGAACGTGCCCGAGAACCCGCTGTGCTTCCTGTACCCCGGCATACCCCGGGATGAAGCTTTTGGCCGCTATTACCGGGAGAAAG ACGATCTCATGAACCAGAAGAAGTACCTAAAACGCGAGCTCATCATGGTGTCCACCAG CTGTGCCCCCTCCGTAAGCCCCCGAGGACACGCCACGCATTCGCCCTGTGCCCTCCCCCGAGACCCGAGCCCGTCCCTCTGTCCCACCCCCAGGCAGGTGGACGAGGCACCGTCACCGCAGCCGCTGGAGCAGCTGGATGTGCTGTCCTGGGACGTGGAGCCCCAGCCCGAGTGGGAGCAGGAGTCGGAGCTGCCGCTGGACCTGCAGAGCCTGGGGGCCGACCTGCTGACTCTCAACATGAACGACATCGCCAGCG CTCTGAACGGTGACTGTGACGGGCTGACCTGCGAGGCTCTGCTGCTGAGAGGCGACCCCGTGCTGCCTGCGCTGCCCCTCGGAGAGGAGGCTCCTTCCTCCTCGGGGAGCCCCTTCCTCACCGACGTCGCCGCCATGCTCGACGTCCCCAAATACTAG